CAAGCTTGCCGTCCTTGCGGTCGGAGAGGGAACTCACGTAGGAGAGATCGATCTTCGCCTTGGTGTGTCCGTAGGGCAGCAGCGCCTCCCGCGGAACCCCCAGGCGGTCGCCAATCTCCGCGATCGGCTTGAGCACCGACTTCCGTGCGATCTCGATATCGCTCTCTGCCATGATCCCTCCCCCGGTTGCCGGTTCCGGGCTCGGTTCAGTGCCGGTAGCCTCGGAGCCGGTCGTAACGCTCGATCTGCTTCGCGGTGAGCTCGCGGGTGCTCTCGATGTGCGCCAGCAGGTGGATGGCCTGGAGTTGTCCGCGCATGATTCCGAGATGCTCGGTCATGCGGGTCGTTTCGGCCGCGGTGGGCCGCCCCGCGGCGAACAGGTTCGCGAGGTGGGACTCCGCCTGGAGTATGGCCTCGCCCTTGGCGACGGCGCTGGTCTTCATTTTCGCGTGAATCGCCTCGATGCGTACGACCTGTTCCCGGGTGAGATCGAGGTCGGCCTTGAGATCGAGGAGGTGTCGCGGCCCGGGGAAACTGTTCAGTTCGGCGGCGCGCGCAAGGCCCATGCCGTCGCCGTTCCGCAACTCGCGCACCTCGTCGGGCGTGAGGGTGGCAAACTCGGCGCTTTGGGTATGCGCGTAGGGGGACATCCTGTGATCGTGCTGTGCCAACGCCCATGTCGCCGTGAGGGCGAAGAGGCTGATACAGCCAAACAAGCCAACCGTCTTTGTCTTGGTGGTCATCGTCGAGACTCCGTGGCTGCGCCTACGCTTCCACGCCAGCACCATGGGCAGTGAACCCAGGGACACGGTCGGGGTTGGTCAACAACGATCAAGCATAGGGTTGGTATTGGGAAGAGCGGCGCGGTGATCCCGGCGGATCACGGAACCACGTCTCTGTGCAGGCTCTCGTCGCTCACGCGCCGCCTGGGCCGGCAGTTTGGGATCGTGCACCAAACAACCGGCCGAGCGGCACGTGAGGCGATCCGGACGCCTGAGTAGCGGCGGGTTTCGACTAGTGCAACGGCGAGAAGGACGCCGGCACCACGATGGAGTTCTCCTGGTGGAGCAGCATCTCGCGGGTGGTAGGGGGCCAGTTGGGGAGCTTCATGGCCTCGGCACGGAGCCGGGACCGCTCACCCATGTCCTTGTACGGCCAGATGTGCACCCACTGGTTGAGCGCGCCGTATGTGGTGAACCAGGCGGCTGCCAAGGGCGAGATCTTGACCCGGTCCTCGATGCACTCCTGCCAGCGCTCGATCAACGCCGGGATAGAGCCCGGATGGACCGTGTAGGTGCGGATCTCGTAGATGTTGCCCAGCTCACGGGGCTCCAGCGGCGGAGAGAACGGCGCCGCCTGAAAGACCTTGCTCTCCTGCGTCACCATGAACTCGCGTACCTTGGGCGGCCAGTGGCCGGTGGCACGGGCCTCGGCGCCGATGCGGTCCTTCTCCGCGAAGCTCTCGTACGGCCAGATGTGGATAACCTGGTTCAGCGGCCCCACCTCCGAATGAAAGAACGCCCCCAGCGGAGAGATCTTGGCGCGGTGCTGCAGCCCTTCCTCGAAAGCCTTCTCGAAGTCCGGCGTCTTGCCGGGCTTGAGCGTATAGGTTCTCATCTCGATGATCATGTGTGTCCTCCTGGGTTCTGGCGGTGAAGTCTGTTCCCTTTCTTTCCGTTTTGGCCGGCAAATGCAACACCCTCACAGGCAGCGTTTCTCCGGGCAAGGTCCTGCGTAGCCCGCTCCATTCGCCTCCAGATACTCCTTCAGCGCTCGCGCCGTGTACGACCGCTTGCCGTCCCGGGCGACCTTGGACGGCGGGCCGTGCGCGACCACGCGGCCGCCCTTGTCGCCGCCTTCGGGGCCGAGGTCGACGAGGTAGTCGGCGTCCTTGATGATCTCGAGGTTGTGCTCGATGGTGATGACGGTGTTGCCGGCGTCCACCAGGCGGTGGAGGATGTCGATGAGCTTCTCGACGTCGGCGAAGTGGAGGCCGGTGGTGGGCTCATCGAGGATGTAGAGGGTCCTGCCGCGGGACTCCTTGCCGAGTTCGTAGGCCAACTTGATGCGTTGGGCCTCGCCGCCGGACAGGGTGTTGCTGGCCTGTCCCAGCGTGATGTAGCCCATGCCGATGTCGTCCAGGAGCTTGAGCGGGCGGTAGGCCTTGGGGAAGGCGCCGAAGAACTCCACCGCCTCTTCCACCGTCATGTTCAGCACCTCGGAGATGTTCTTGCCGTTGAACCGGACCGACAGGGTCTCCTCGTTGAAGCGCTCGCCGCCGCAGACGTCGCAGTCCACGAACACGTCGGGAAGGAAGCTCATCTCCTTGCGGATCCTGCCCTGGCCGGCGCACTCGTCGCAGCGCCCGCCGCTGACGTTGAACGAGAACCGGCTCGGGGTGTAGCCGCGCATGCGCGCCTCGGGATGCAGCGCGTAGATGCGGCGGATCTCGTCGAGGAAGCCGACGTAGGAGGCCGGCACCGAACGCGGCGTCTTGCCGATGGGGGTCTGGTCCACCTCCACGGCGCGCTCGATGGGCTCACAGCCGGCGAGGCCCTCGTGCCGCCCCGGGCGCCCCGCGTTCTGTCCCAGCCGTGCCTTGAGCCCCTTGAACAGCACCTCCTTCACCAAGGTGCTCTTGCCCGAGCCGGATACGCCGGTGACGCAGGTCCACTTGCCCAGGGGCAGGCGCACCTTGAGGTTCTTGAGGTTGTTCTCCCGGGCGCCGGTCACCACCAGCCAGTCGCCGCCCCTGAGGGGCCGCTCGGGCCACAGCCGGCGGCGGGCGGTGCCCAGGAACGCGCCCGTGACCGAGGCGGGATTGGCGCACACTTCGTCGGGCGAGCCCATGGCCACCACTTGGCCGCCGCGCACGCCCGCGCCCGGGCCGAGGTCCACGAGCACGTCCGCCGCCCGGATGGTGGTCTCGTCGTGCTCCACCACCAGCACGGTGTTGCCCGCCTCCACCAGCCGCCGCAGGGTAGCCAGCAGCCGGTTGTTGTCGCGGGTGTGCAGGCCGATGGTGGGCTCGTCCAGGATGTAGCAGACGCCGCGCAGGTTGGAGCCGAGCTGCGCCGCCAGCCGCACCCGCTGGGCCTCTCCGCCGGACAGGGTGTTGGCGCGCCGGTCCAGCGTCAGGTAGCCCAGTCCCACCTCGTCCAGGAAACGCAGCTTGTGGTGGATCTCCTTCTGGGTCTTCTCCAGCACCAACCGTTCCGCGTCCGCGCCGTTGGCGGTCAGCCGCTCCTCCAGGGAGGCGAAGCGCCCCAGTGCTTCCTTCACCGACAGGGCGGTGACCTGCCAGATGGCTCTCCCGGCCACGCGCACGCTGCGCGCCCTCGCGTTGAGCCGGGCGCCCTCGCACGACGGGCAGGTGCGCTCGCTCACGAACGACGCCAGATAGCCGCCCAGCGGACCGTCGCTCTTCACCTGGAGCCCGGCGAGCACCGTGAGAAGACCGGACACCGACGGGCGTGAGCGACCGTGGAGCAGTACCTCCCGCTGCTTCGCCGACAGCTTGCCGATGGGCACGTCGCCGGGGATGCCGAGCTTCCGCTCCAACTCGCCCTGGCACTGGTTGAGCCGGCGCTTTAGGCCCGCACGCCCCTCGGGCGCCTCCGCGCACAGGCGCTCCACCACTTCCGTAAGGCTCAATCGCGGGTCGGGTATCACCAGGTCCGCGTCGAATTCCTCGGAGGAGCCCACGCCGCGGCAGTCCGGGCAGGCCCCCTGCCGGCTGTTGAAGGAGAACAACCGCGGGTCCAGGGGCTCGTAGCCGACGCCGCAGGCGCGGCAGAAGAGGCGCTCGTTGTAGACCTCCTCGGCGCCCTCGGAGAGCACGTGGATGACCCCGTTGCCGAGGCGCAGCCCCTGGCCCAGCACCGTCTCCATGCTCAGGCGTCCGGCCTTGGCCGTGCCCACGACGATGTCGATGTCGTGCTCGTGGAAGCGCCCGAGGCCCTTTTGGAGGAGCGACGCGCTGAGGGCGGTCACGGTCCCGTCGATACGCGCGCGGCCATACCCCAACCGGCGCGCGGCCATCATCACGTCCTTGTGGTAGCCCTTGCGTCCGCGCACCACCGGGCTCAGCACGGTGATGTCCTTGCCGCGGTACCTGCGCCCCACCCGGTCGAGGATGCGGCTGCGGGTGAGCGCGGTGATGGCGCCGCCGCACTGCGGGCAGTGCTGCTTGCCCACCTTGGAGTAGAGCAGGCGCAGGTAGTGGTAGAGCTCCGTGACCGTGGCCACGGTGGAGTTGCGGCCGCCCTGGCTCAGGCGCTGCTCGATGGCCACGGTGGGCGGGATGCCCGCGAGTACGTCGACGTTGGGCCGCGCCATGATCTTCATGAACTGGCGCGCGTAGGCGGACAAACTGTCGATGTAGCGGCGCTGGCCGTCGGCGTAGATGATGTCGAAGGCAAGCGACGACTTGCCCGAGCCGCTGAGGCCGGTCACCACCACGAGCTGGTCCCGCGGGATGTCCACGTCGATGCCCTTGAGGTTGTGCTCCCGGGCGCCGATGATCTGGATGGCCCCGGCGCCGTTGAGCGCCGTTCCGTTGGAGCCCGGCGTCTCGGCGGCTTGCCCGTTGGACGCGTTTCCGTCTCCGCTTCCGTCGTCGGCCTTCCCGTTCGGCGCAGGTGCGGCGGACCGCGCCGCCGTCCGCGGTTGCGGCTGCGTCTTGGCCAGCGTCGGGCTGAAGCGGGACGAGGACGGGCGCAGGTGGTCCTTCAGGTAGCGACCGGTGTGGGAGCTCTCCACCGCCGCCACTTCCGGCGGCGTGCCCGTGGCCACCACCTCGCCGCCGCCGTCGCCGCCCTCGGGCCCCAGGTCGATGATGTGGTCGGCGCACTTGATGACCTCGGGGTTGTGCTCGATGACCATCACCGAGTGGCCCTGGTCGATGAGCTCCTGCAGGGCGGACAGCAGCCGGCGTATGTCGTGGAAGTGCAGGCCGGTGGTGGGCTCGTCGAAGATGAACAGCGTGCCGGTCTTGGTGGCCCGGACGATGTGGGAGGCCAGCTTGAGGCGCTGGGACTCGCCGCCCGACAGGGTGGTCACGGGCTGCCCCAGGCGCAGGTAGTCGAGGCCCACCCGGACCAGCGGCCGCAGCCCGCGCGCGATCTCCGGCTGGTCGCCGAAGAACTTCATGGCCTCGGCGATGGTGAGCCCGAGCACGTCGTGGATGTTCTTGCCGCGGTAGGTGACCTCCAGCACCTCCTGGCGGTAGCGCGCGCCGCCGCACTCCGAGCAGGTGGCGTACACGTCCGAGAGGAACTGCATCTCGATCTTCTCGAAGCCCTCGCCGCGGCACGACTCGCAGCGTCCGCCCTCCACGTTGAACGAGAAGGTGGACGGCGTGTAGCCGCGGAAGCGCGACAGGTCCACGCCGGCGAACAGGCGCCGGATGGGGTCGAACGCCTTCATGTAGGTCACCGGGTTGGACCGGGGCGTGGTTCCCAGCGGCGACTGGTCCACCAGGATCACCTCGGGGATGCGGTCGATGCCGCGGATCTCGTCGCAGTCCGTCAGGGTGGCCAGCGGCGAGGCCTTGAGGCGGCGGATGTTGTGGGCGATGACCTCGTCCACGAGGCTCGACTTGCCCGAGCCGGACACGCCGGTGACGCACACCAGCCGTCCCAGCGGGATGCTCACGTCGATGTTCTTGAGGTTGTTGGCGCGGGCGCCGAGGATGTCCAGGGTGCGCCCCCGGATCAGCGGGCGGTAGCGCACCGGCAGCGGAATGGACCGGCGCTGGGTCAGGTAGTCGGCGGTGAGGGAGGTCTCGCTCGCCAGCAGCTCGCCGTAGGAGCCGGCGAACACCACCTCGCCGCCATGCTCGCCCGCCTGCGGTCCCAGGTCGATGACGTAGTCGCTCTCCTTGATGATCTCCGGGTCGTGCTCCACCACCACCACGGTGTTGTGGTTGGCGCGCAGGCGGTGGAGGATCTCCACCAGGCGGTGGCTGTCGCGCGGGTGCAGGCCGATGGAGGGTTCGTCCAGCACGTACAAGGTGTTCACCAGGGACGAGCCGATGGCGGTGGTGAGATCCACCCGCTCCAGCTCGCCGCCCGACAGTGTGCGCGACTGGCGGTCCAGGGTCAGGTACTCCAGCCCCACGCCCATGAGATAGTCGAGGCGGCGGCGGATCTCGTGGAGCACGAGGCTGGCCACCTGGTCGCGGGTGGCGTCCAGATCCAGCGCCCGGAAGTACGCGTGCGCCTCGGCCACGCTCATGCGGTTCACGTCGGCGATGTTGCGCCCGGCGATGAGGAAGTTCAGTCCCTCGGGCTTGAGGCGGGTGCCGTGGCAGTCGCCGCAGGTCACGTAGCAGCGGTAGCGCGCCAGGAACACGCGCACGTGCATCTTGTAGCTCTTCCGCTCCAGCCACTCGAACCAGCCGCGGATGCCGTAGTACTTGCCGTCGTGCCAGCTTCCCTCGCCGTCGATGATGAGCCGGCGGTCCTCCTCGTCCAGCTCGGCGAAGGGGCGCTCCAGCGAGATCCCCCGGCGCTCGCAGAACTTCTTCAGCTCGCGCAGTTCCCAGCGCGCCGCCCGGGTGGTCCAGGGCTTGATGGCGCCGTCGGCGATGGACTTGGAGGGGTCCGGGATCACCAGGTCGAGGTCGAGGTCGATGGAGCGGCCGAAGCCGTGGCAGGTCTCGCATGCCCCCAGCGGGCTGTTGAAGGAGAACAGGTTGGGCTGCGGCTCGGCGTAGGACAGGTCGCAGGCGGAACAGTGCAGGCGGTTGCTGAAGCCTTCCCGGCGCCAGCCGCCGTCCATGTCGTGCAGGTCCAGCTTTCCCTTGCCGAACTGAAAGGCCTGCTCCAGCGAGTCCGTGACCCGTTTGCGCGTGGACTTGCGGTACACGAAGCGGTCGGCGACGACGTCGACGACCTCTCCGGGCGGCGCGTCCATCGATTCCAGGTCCAGCAGGTCGCGGTCCAGCAGGAGCCGGTGGAACCCCGCCTGCTGCAGCCCGCCCTTCACGTCTTCCCAGGGCAGGGACGGCGGCACGGATACCGGAAACGTCAGCACCCAGCGCCCCCCCTCGCCGCGGTCCTGAAGCTGTCTCACGATGGAGGGCGCGCTGTCCTTGACGATGACCTTGCCGCAGCCCGAGCAGTGGAGGACGCCGATCTTGGCGAACAGGAGCTTCAGGTGGTCGTACAGCTCGGTCATGGTGCCGACCGTGGAGCGCGAGGTCTTCACCGGCCGGGTCTGGTCGATAGCGATGGTGGGCGGGATGTTCTCGATGGCGTCGACGTCGGGCTTCTCCATGCGGTCGAGGAACTGGCGCGCGTACGCCGAGAAGCTCTCGACGTAGCGGCGCTGTCCCTCCGCGTAGAGGATGTCGAACGCGACGGTGGACTTGCCCGACCCGCTGACGCCGGTCACCACCGTCAGCGCGTTGAGGGGAATCTGGAGGTCGAGGTCCTTGAGGTTGTTCTGCCTGGCGCCGCGAACGTGTATCCAGCCCTGATCCATGATGGATGGGAATCGGGATGCGGGATGGCTGTTGACGTCCGGGTTATCCGATGCCGAGCTTCTGCCGTGCTTCCTCGCTGATGCGGCTGGGGTCCCAGGGCGGATCCCACACGAGGTCGACGGTGGCTTCCTTGACCCCGGGGATCTCCCTGATGAGGGACTCGGCGTTGGCCGCGATCATGCCGCCCATGCCGCATCCCGGCGCGGTCAGGGTCATCTTGACCTCGACGGTGTCGTCCGCCACCTCGACGTCGTAGACGAGGCCGAGGTCCACGATGTTCACCGGGATCTCGGGGTCGTAGCAGTCCTGCAGGGCTTCATACACCTGTTCCTTGGTAACCATGGCTCCTCCTGCCTTGTCCCGTCCCACGAATGCTCTATGGGGCAGGTCGCTCGGTCTTCTCACACTCCTCACATGGACACAGCGAACGCAGATAGTCGAACGTGTAGATGCCGGTGCTGTGGCCGTCGCTCCAGCGGAAACCGACGGCATAGTTGCCCACCGGCTCGATGGCCACCAAGCCCGCGTCCGGCACTTCCACGAAACGCTTCTCGACGGCGGAATCGTGTCCCTGACACAGGGCGCAGGGACAGTAACCCCGGATGTATCCCTTCGGATATTCGCCCACGTGCCCATCGTCCCAGGTAATGCGCACGATGCCCTGGGCCTTGACGTGGTTGATTTCCACGGGGAACGCCATTGATGTCCTGTCTGCCCCTCCCCACCCCTGGATTCCCGCTTCCGCGGGAATGACGATTCAGGGGCTTGTTGCCTTTCTCGGACGGTGTTTTGACACAGCCTGTTCCGCGGGAATGCGGACCGGGGTATCCGTCAGGTCGTGACGATCTTCAAGCTCGGCGCCTGCTCGGCGGCTTCCGACGCGATGGAGAGCTGGCCGGCCAGGCGAGCGGCCACCTCCAGAAACGCCTGGCTGGTGGGCGAGTCGGGCTCCTGGGCCAGGATCGGCGCGCCCTTGTCGCCCCACTCGCGGATCGCCGGCACCATGGGGACCTCGCCCAGAAACGGCACCCCGAACTTGTCCGCGGCGCGCCTTGCGCCGCCGCGCGAGAAGATCTCGTGCTGCTTGCCGCAGCCGTCGCACACGAAGTAGCTCATGTTCTCCACCATTCCGACAATGGGGATGTGGACCTTGTCGAACATGGACTTGGCCCGTACCACATCCGCAAGCGCTACGTCCTGGGGCGTCGCCACCAGCACCGCGCCGCTGCACTTGAGCTGCTGCGAGAAGGTGATCTGCACGTCGCCGGTCCCAGGCGGCATGTCCACCACCAGGTAGTCAAGATCGCCCCACTGCACGTCGGACATGAGCTGCTGCAGCGCCTTGCCGAGCATGGGGCCGCGCCAGATCACCGCCTGGTCCCGCTCCAGGAAGAAGCCGATGGACATCACCGGAACGCCGTGTGCCACCGGCGGAGCCAGCTTGAAGCCGCCGTCCACCTCCACCTTGCCCGGCTCCTCGTCGACGCCCATGAGGATCGGCACCGACGGCCCGTAGATGTCCGCGTCCAGGAGCCCCACGGCGGCGCCGTGCATCTTGAACGCCACCGCCAGGTTGGCCGCCACCGTGGACTTGCCCACGCCGCCCTTGCCCGACGCCACCAGGACGATGTTCTTGACGCTCGGCAAGAGGTCGGTGGTGCCGGCGCCGGACTTGCTGCCGCGCACCTGGGCGCCGAA
This window of the Deltaproteobacteria bacterium genome carries:
- a CDS encoding iron-sulfur cluster assembly protein, with the protein product MVTKEQVYEALQDCYDPEIPVNIVDLGLVYDVEVADDTVEVKMTLTAPGCGMGGMIAANAESLIREIPGVKEATVDLVWDPPWDPSRISEEARQKLGIG
- a CDS encoding DUF971 domain-containing protein, yielding MAFPVEINHVKAQGIVRITWDDGHVGEYPKGYIRGYCPCALCQGHDSAVEKRFVEVPDAGLVAIEPVGNYAVGFRWSDGHSTGIYTFDYLRSLCPCEECEKTERPAP
- the uvrA gene encoding excinuclease ABC subunit UvrA; this translates as MDQGWIHVRGARQNNLKDLDLQIPLNALTVVTGVSGSGKSTVAFDILYAEGQRRYVESFSAYARQFLDRMEKPDVDAIENIPPTIAIDQTRPVKTSRSTVGTMTELYDHLKLLFAKIGVLHCSGCGKVIVKDSAPSIVRQLQDRGEGGRWVLTFPVSVPPSLPWEDVKGGLQQAGFHRLLLDRDLLDLESMDAPPGEVVDVVADRFVYRKSTRKRVTDSLEQAFQFGKGKLDLHDMDGGWRREGFSNRLHCSACDLSYAEPQPNLFSFNSPLGACETCHGFGRSIDLDLDLVIPDPSKSIADGAIKPWTTRAARWELRELKKFCERRGISLERPFAELDEEDRRLIIDGEGSWHDGKYYGIRGWFEWLERKSYKMHVRVFLARYRCYVTCGDCHGTRLKPEGLNFLIAGRNIADVNRMSVAEAHAYFRALDLDATRDQVASLVLHEIRRRLDYLMGVGLEYLTLDRQSRTLSGGELERVDLTTAIGSSLVNTLYVLDEPSIGLHPRDSHRLVEILHRLRANHNTVVVVEHDPEIIKESDYVIDLGPQAGEHGGEVVFAGSYGELLASETSLTADYLTQRRSIPLPVRYRPLIRGRTLDILGARANNLKNIDVSIPLGRLVCVTGVSGSGKSSLVDEVIAHNIRRLKASPLATLTDCDEIRGIDRIPEVILVDQSPLGTTPRSNPVTYMKAFDPIRRLFAGVDLSRFRGYTPSTFSFNVEGGRCESCRGEGFEKIEMQFLSDVYATCSECGGARYRQEVLEVTYRGKNIHDVLGLTIAEAMKFFGDQPEIARGLRPLVRVGLDYLRLGQPVTTLSGGESQRLKLASHIVRATKTGTLFIFDEPTTGLHFHDIRRLLSALQELIDQGHSVMVIEHNPEVIKCADHIIDLGPEGGDGGGEVVATGTPPEVAAVESSHTGRYLKDHLRPSSSRFSPTLAKTQPQPRTAARSAAPAPNGKADDGSGDGNASNGQAAETPGSNGTALNGAGAIQIIGAREHNLKGIDVDIPRDQLVVVTGLSGSGKSSLAFDIIYADGQRRYIDSLSAYARQFMKIMARPNVDVLAGIPPTVAIEQRLSQGGRNSTVATVTELYHYLRLLYSKVGKQHCPQCGGAITALTRSRILDRVGRRYRGKDITVLSPVVRGRKGYHKDVMMAARRLGYGRARIDGTVTALSASLLQKGLGRFHEHDIDIVVGTAKAGRLSMETVLGQGLRLGNGVIHVLSEGAEEVYNERLFCRACGVGYEPLDPRLFSFNSRQGACPDCRGVGSSEEFDADLVIPDPRLSLTEVVERLCAEAPEGRAGLKRRLNQCQGELERKLGIPGDVPIGKLSAKQREVLLHGRSRPSVSGLLTVLAGLQVKSDGPLGGYLASFVSERTCPSCEGARLNARARSVRVAGRAIWQVTALSVKEALGRFASLEERLTANGADAERLVLEKTQKEIHHKLRFLDEVGLGYLTLDRRANTLSGGEAQRVRLAAQLGSNLRGVCYILDEPTIGLHTRDNNRLLATLRRLVEAGNTVLVVEHDETTIRAADVLVDLGPGAGVRGGQVVAMGSPDEVCANPASVTGAFLGTARRRLWPERPLRGGDWLVVTGARENNLKNLKVRLPLGKWTCVTGVSGSGKSTLVKEVLFKGLKARLGQNAGRPGRHEGLAGCEPIERAVEVDQTPIGKTPRSVPASYVGFLDEIRRIYALHPEARMRGYTPSRFSFNVSGGRCDECAGQGRIRKEMSFLPDVFVDCDVCGGERFNEETLSVRFNGKNISEVLNMTVEEAVEFFGAFPKAYRPLKLLDDIGMGYITLGQASNTLSGGEAQRIKLAYELGKESRGRTLYILDEPTTGLHFADVEKLIDILHRLVDAGNTVITIEHNLEIIKDADYLVDLGPEGGDKGGRVVAHGPPSKVARDGKRSYTARALKEYLEANGAGYAGPCPEKRCL
- a CDS encoding NIPSNAP family protein — translated: MIIEMRTYTLKPGKTPDFEKAFEEGLQHRAKISPLGAFFHSEVGPLNQVIHIWPYESFAEKDRIGAEARATGHWPPKVREFMVTQESKVFQAAPFSPPLEPRELGNIYEIRTYTVHPGSIPALIERWQECIEDRVKISPLAAAWFTTYGALNQWVHIWPYKDMGERSRLRAEAMKLPNWPPTTREMLLHQENSIVVPASFSPLH
- a CDS encoding formate--tetrahydrofolate ligase is translated as MAESDIEIARKSVLKPIAEIGDRLGVPREALLPYGHTKAKIDLSYVSSLSDRKDGKLVVVTAVTPTPAGEGKTTTSVGLADGLNRIGKETVVCLREPSL
- a CDS encoding Mrp/NBP35 family ATP-binding protein; this encodes MSSATHESVLAALRTVQDPELHKDIVTLGMVKDLAVDGGKVSLTVELTTPACPLKDQIQGDVERALAPLGVSEVALEFGAQVRGSKSGAGTTDLLPSVKNIVLVASGKGGVGKSTVAANLAVAFKMHGAAVGLLDADIYGPSVPILMGVDEEPGKVEVDGGFKLAPPVAHGVPVMSIGFFLERDQAVIWRGPMLGKALQQLMSDVQWGDLDYLVVDMPPGTGDVQITFSQQLKCSGAVLVATPQDVALADVVRAKSMFDKVHIPIVGMVENMSYFVCDGCGKQHEIFSRGGARRAADKFGVPFLGEVPMVPAIREWGDKGAPILAQEPDSPTSQAFLEVAARLAGQLSIASEAAEQAPSLKIVTT